In Carya illinoinensis cultivar Pawnee chromosome 9, C.illinoinensisPawnee_v1, whole genome shotgun sequence, the following are encoded in one genomic region:
- the LOC122277743 gene encoding protein YIPF5 homolog, with protein MKKEFAVPPVVFPSGGNPAAGSGVQQRRVAAAPFQPLRPSGSSIPFMSFDIGSATASTSSASIYGGPIGGGGGAPGGGGFEDEEPLLDELGIHPDQIWKKTKSILNPFRVNPAVHKDSDLSGPILLYMFLCLFQLLAGKIQFGVILGWIVVSSIFLYVVFNMLAGRNGNLDLHTCTGVLGYCMLPLVIFSAVSLFVPQVGAVRFAIAAVFVFWATRVCTGLMVALADGGDEHRGLIAYACLLIYTLFSLLVIF; from the coding sequence ATGAAGAAGGAATTCGCGGTGCCGCCGGTGGTGTTCCCTTCCGGCGGAAACCCCGCGGCCGGAAGCGGTGTCCAGCAACGGAGAGTTGCGGCGGCGCCATTTCAGCCTCTACGACCTTCGGGATCCAGCATCCCCTTCATGTCTTTCGACATCGGGTCCGCAACGGCCTCCACCTCCTCCGCCTCGATCTACGGTGGGCCTATTGGCGGCGGAGGCGGCGCACCCGGAGGCGGGGGCTTTGAGGACGAGGAGCCGTTGCTAGACGAGCTCGGGATCCACCCAGACCAAATCTGGAAGAAAACTAAGTCGATACTCAACCCGTTCCGGGTTAACCCGGCCGTTCACAAGGACTCGGACCTGTCCGGACCGATTCTTCTCTACATGTTCCTCTGCCTCTTCCAGCTACTCGCCGGGAAGATCCAGTTTGGCGTCATACTAGGCTGGATCGTCGTCTCCTCCATCTTCCTCTACGTGGTGTTCAACATGCTGGCCGGAAGGAATGGTAATCTCGATCTGCACACTTGTACGGGCGTGCTCGGCTACTGCATGCTTCCCTTGGTGATCTTCTCTGCGGTGTCGCTGTTCGTGCCGCAAGTTGGCGCGGTCCGGTTCGCTATCGCCGCGGTCTTCGTGTTCTGGGCGACGAGGGTCTGCACGGGTCTCATGGTCGCGCTCGCCGACGGCGGCGACGAACACCGAGGACTGATAGCGTATGCGTGTTTATTGATTTACACTCTGTTCTCGCTGCTTGTTATATTCTAG
- the LOC122277437 gene encoding CEN-like protein 2 gives MAKMSEPLIVGRVIGDVLDSFTRSIKMTVTYNTKQVYNGHEFYPSTVTTKPKVEIQGGDMRSCFTLVMTDPDVPGPSDPYLREHLHWVVTDIPGTTDATFGREVVSYEVPKPNIGIHRFVFVLFKQRRRQSVTPPSSRDNFNTRSFAAENDLGLPVAAVYFNAQRETAARRR, from the exons ATGGCAAAAATGTCAGAACCTCTCATTGTTGGGAGAGTCATTGGAGATGTTCTCGATTCTTTCACGAGAAGCATAAAAATGACTGTCACTTACAATACCAAGCAGGTCTACAATGGGCACGAATTCTATCCTTCCACAGTCACCACCAAACCTAAGGTTGAAATTCAAGGGGGCGATATGAGATCTTGTTTTACACTG GTCATGACAGACCCAGATGTTCCTGGCCCTAGTGATCCTTATTTGAGGGAGCACCTGCACTG GGTAGTCACAGACATTCCTGGCACAACTGATGCTACATTTG GAAGGGAGGTAGTGAGCTATGAGGTTCCAAAGCCTAATATAGGAATCCATAGGTTTGTGTTTGTTCTGTTCAAGCAGAGACGCAGGCAGTCAGTAACGCCACCTTCTTCAAGGGATAATTTCAACACCCGAAGTTTTGCTGCAGAAAACGATCTCGGCCTCCCAGTTGCTGCCGTCTACTTCAATGCGCAAAGAGAAACAGCAGCAAGAAGACGCTAG
- the LOC122275909 gene encoding uncharacterized protein LOC122275909: protein MAGGVNRKISAASARAHTRRAKQKSSFQLPSGLLKKTTVLFMVGFLAWAYKAVQPPPPKICGSTDGPPVTAPRIQLSDGRHLAYKEHGVPKEMATHKIVFVHGYDSCRHDATVAKTLSPDIVEELGIYIVSFDRPGYGESDPNPKRTVKSMALDIEELADQLGLGSKFYVIGFSMGGQVVWSCLKYIPHRLAGVGLLTPVINYWWPGFPANLSTEAYNRQLQRDQWALRVAHHAPWLTYWWETQKWFPALSVATLIPDILSHQDRELMSKRSDRENYVAQVRQQGEYESLHRDLNVGFGTWEFSPMDLENPFPNKEGSVHLWQGDEDMIVPVTLQRYIAQRLPWIHYHELAGAGHLFPHADGMCDSIVKAILIGQK, encoded by the exons ATGGCGGGGGGCGTGAACAGGAAGATATCGGCGGCGTCTGCCAGAGCTCACACCAGAAGAGCTAAGCAAAAAAGTTCCTTTCAGCTTCCCTCAG GGCTATTAAAGAAAACAACAGTTTTGTTTATGGTGGGGTTTCTAGCATGGGCTTATAAGGCAGTCCAACCTCCTCCACCGAAGATATGTGGTTCCACTGATGGTCCCCCTGTTACAGCACCAAGGATCCAACTTAGTGATGGAAGGCATTTGGCCTACAAAGAGCATGGTGTGCCTAAAGAAATGGCGACCCATAAAATTGTCTTCGTCCATGGTTATGATTCTTGCAGGCATGATGCTACTGTTGCCAAAACTCTATCCCCG GATATAGTTGAAGAGTTAGGGATCTACATTGTTTCTTTTGACAGACCTGGTTATGGGGAGAGTGATCCTAACCCAAAGAGAACAGTGAAGAGCATGGCTTTGGACATAGAAGAACTTGCTGATCAGTTGGGACTCGGATCCAAATTCTATGTAATTGGTTTCTCCATGGGTGGGCAGGTTGTTTGGAGTTGCCTCAAGTACATACCTCACAG GCTAGCAGGAGTGGGACTATTAACTCCAGTGATTAACTACTGGTGGCCTGGTTTTCCTGCAAATTTATCTACTGAAGCCTACAACCGACAGTTACAGCGAGATCAATGGGCACTTCGTGTTGCTCACCACGCTCCCTGGCTTACCTACTGGTGGGAGACACAAAAATGGTTCCCTGCTCTTAGCGTTGCAACTCTTATTCCTGATATCCTTTCTCACCAGGATAGAGAACTCATGTCTAAGCGTTCCGACAGGGAAAACTATGTG GCACAGGTAAGACAGCAAGGAGAATACGAGTCCCTCCATCGTGACTTGAATGTTGGATTTGGGACCTGGGAGTTCAGTCCCATGGATCTGGAAAACCCATTTCCAAACAAGGAAGGTTCAGTCCACCTGTGGCAGGGAGATGAAGATATGATTGTGCCTGTTACACTGCAACGTTACATTGCACAACGGCTACCATGGATTCACTATCACGAGTTAGCGGGTGCTGGGCACCTGTTTCCCCATGCTGATGGAATGTGTGATAGTATCGTTAAGGCAATATTGATAGGGCAGAAGTAG
- the LOC122275910 gene encoding germin-like protein subfamily 3 member 2: MSPPLSVLFVTLAFSLHCVIISASDPDPVQDFCIPNPRYGSIRTAHLAILPCKNSSEASVDDFVFSGMQSAGNFSDTGLAAIPVNPTIFPGINTLGMSFIRADLKVGGINPPHFHPRATEISYVVRGSVYSGFVDSGNRVFARTIEEGEVMVFPRGLVHFQMNVGDKPATIFGSFNSQNPGSQKIPAAIFGSGIDEELLEKTFGLSPKEIGRMRRKFDPRV, from the coding sequence ATGTCCCCACCTTTATCAGTTTTGTTTGTTACATTAGCATTCTCCCTCCATTGTGTTATAATCTCGGCCTCAGACCCCGACCCAGTTCAGGATTTTTGCATACCAAACCCAAGATACGGTTCAATAAGAACTGCCCACCTAGCTATTCTCCCATGTAAGAATTCATCCGAGGCCTCCGTCGATGATTTTGTGTTTTCAGGTATGCAGAGCGCCGGCAACTTCTCAGACACAGGCCTGGCAGCCATACCAGTGAACCCAACAATCTTTCCTGGCATTAACACTCTAGGCATGTCATTTATACGAGCTGACCTTAAAGTTGGTGGGATTAATCCACCACATTTCCACCCAAGAGCCACTGAAATTTCTTATGTGGTGCGAGGAAGTGTGTATTCGGGCTTTGTGGATTCGGGCAACCGGGTGTTTGCTAGAACAATCGAGGAAGGAGAGGTCATGGTGTTCCCCAGAGGTCTAGTGCACTTCCAAATGAATGTGGGTGATAAGCCGGCAACCATATTTGGTAGTTTCAATAGCCAAAATCCCGGGTCACAAAAAATCCCAGCTGCCATTTTTGGATCTGGAATCGATGAGGAGCTCTTAGAGAAGACTTTCGGATTGAGTCCGAAGGAAATTGGGAGGATGAGGAGAAAATTTGATCCCAGGGTGTGA